A part of Propioniciclava coleopterorum genomic DNA contains:
- a CDS encoding glycosyltransferase 87 family protein — MSSPAIVPPRRRGDLPTIRRRIELLSFGFAVVAFAFWFGMVLNEPHEAFRIDVFVYRGGVEAILAGRPLYEPVYGPLFFVYPPFAALLFLPMALLNDTLLSAAMISLNLLLVIWTVGVTSREARGAGTVITRGTAACLGIGFTFLLVPLADTMWLGQINILLMALVVADLIAVSRGAKWAGIAIGIAAGIKLTPLLFVVLLLWSRRWRPAGLALGTFAVTVALGFVALPRDALTFWTVALTDTRRIAPSEWIVNQSFDGVVARFWPDAPGWVWLVGAALVCGLAILLGGRLLNRRLPILAAAVVGVASAFAAPFSWEHHWIWLVILCWWPLCAAIVGFVNRDRRWPWWAAGALFVTLLTARYDDGHGRAIGVFAFGGDDPDSLWTMAYPLGAVVVLAALTVAELIGHPSRTPQVDPGQPPGA; from the coding sequence ATGAGCTCACCGGCGATCGTCCCGCCCCGGCGCCGAGGTGACCTGCCCACGATCCGGCGGCGGATCGAACTGCTGAGCTTCGGCTTCGCGGTGGTGGCGTTCGCGTTCTGGTTCGGGATGGTGCTCAACGAGCCGCACGAGGCGTTCCGCATCGACGTGTTCGTCTACCGGGGTGGCGTCGAGGCGATCCTCGCCGGACGCCCGCTGTACGAGCCGGTCTACGGCCCGCTGTTCTTCGTCTACCCGCCGTTCGCGGCGCTGCTGTTCCTGCCGATGGCGCTGTTGAACGACACCCTGCTCAGCGCCGCGATGATCTCGCTCAACCTGCTGCTGGTGATCTGGACGGTCGGCGTCACCTCGCGCGAGGCCCGCGGCGCGGGCACGGTCATCACCCGCGGCACCGCCGCCTGCCTCGGCATCGGCTTCACGTTCCTGCTCGTGCCGCTGGCCGACACCATGTGGCTGGGCCAGATCAACATCCTGCTCATGGCGCTCGTCGTCGCCGACCTGATCGCCGTCTCGCGCGGGGCGAAGTGGGCCGGCATCGCGATCGGGATCGCGGCCGGGATCAAGCTGACGCCGCTGCTGTTCGTCGTCCTGCTGCTGTGGTCGCGGCGCTGGCGTCCGGCCGGCCTGGCGCTGGGGACCTTCGCCGTCACGGTCGCGCTCGGCTTCGTCGCCCTGCCCCGCGACGCCCTCACGTTCTGGACCGTCGCGCTGACCGACACCCGGCGGATCGCCCCGTCGGAGTGGATCGTCAATCAGTCCTTCGACGGCGTCGTCGCCCGGTTCTGGCCGGACGCCCCGGGCTGGGTCTGGCTCGTGGGGGCCGCGCTGGTCTGCGGGTTGGCGATCCTGCTCGGCGGGCGGCTGCTGAACCGCCGGCTGCCGATCCTGGCCGCCGCGGTCGTCGGCGTCGCGTCCGCGTTCGCGGCGCCCTTCTCGTGGGAGCATCACTGGATCTGGCTGGTCATCCTGTGCTGGTGGCCGCTGTGCGCCGCCATCGTCGGCTTCGTCAACCGGGACCGGCGCTGGCCCTGGTGGGCGGCCGGCGCCCTGTTCGTGACGCTGCTGACCGCCCGCTACGACGACGGACACGGCCGCGCCATCGGCGTCTTCGCGTTCGGCGGCGACGACCCCGACTCGTTGTGGACCATGGCCTACCCGCTGGGCGCGGTCGTCGTGCTGGCCGCGCTGACGGTCGCCGAACTCATCGGCCATCCCAGCCGGACGCCGCAGGTCGACCCGGGTCAGCCACCCGGGGCCTGA
- the ald gene encoding alanine dehydrogenase, producing MRIAVPTEIKVHEYRVAITPVGVDELVRKGHEVFVQAGAGVGSSMPDEAYVTAGATVLPTAEETWAAGEMVLKVKEPIEEEFGLLRDDLVLFTYLHLAADEPLTQALIDARTTAIAYETVQLPSGLLPLLYPMSEVAGCLAPQVGAHAMMKAQGGRGVLMGCVGGVQNAKVVVLGGGTAGQNAANVALGMGADVTILDTDLEKLRQTFWRYDNRVSGIMSTDMAVREQVLGADMVIGTVLLPGERAPKLVTNEMVAHMKPGSVLVDVAIDQGGCFEDSHPTTHDDPTFMVHQSVFYCVANMPGAVPNTSTWALTNATLPYVLRIAKAGWREALAADPALAKGLNVQDGTIRNAGVARAFPDLPYEPYDAS from the coding sequence ATGCGCATCGCGGTCCCCACCGAGATCAAGGTCCATGAGTACCGGGTCGCGATCACGCCGGTCGGCGTCGACGAGCTGGTGCGCAAGGGTCACGAGGTCTTCGTCCAGGCGGGGGCCGGGGTCGGCTCGTCCATGCCGGACGAGGCCTACGTGACGGCGGGGGCCACCGTGCTGCCCACCGCCGAGGAGACGTGGGCGGCCGGCGAGATGGTGCTCAAGGTCAAGGAGCCCATCGAGGAGGAGTTCGGGCTGCTGCGCGACGACCTGGTGCTGTTCACCTACCTGCACCTGGCCGCCGACGAGCCGCTGACCCAGGCGCTCATCGACGCCCGGACCACCGCGATCGCGTACGAGACCGTGCAGCTGCCCAGCGGGCTGCTGCCGCTGCTCTACCCCATGTCGGAGGTGGCGGGCTGCCTCGCGCCGCAGGTCGGCGCCCACGCGATGATGAAGGCCCAGGGTGGCCGCGGCGTCCTGATGGGGTGCGTCGGCGGCGTCCAGAACGCGAAGGTCGTCGTGCTGGGCGGCGGGACGGCCGGCCAGAACGCGGCCAACGTCGCCCTCGGCATGGGCGCCGACGTGACGATCCTCGACACCGACCTGGAGAAGCTGCGGCAGACGTTCTGGCGCTACGACAACCGGGTCAGCGGGATCATGTCGACCGACATGGCGGTGCGGGAGCAGGTGCTGGGCGCCGACATGGTGATCGGGACCGTCCTGCTGCCAGGCGAGCGCGCGCCCAAGCTGGTGACCAACGAGATGGTGGCCCACATGAAGCCCGGATCGGTGCTGGTGGACGTGGCCATCGACCAGGGCGGCTGCTTCGAGGACTCCCATCCGACGACGCACGACGATCCGACGTTCATGGTGCACCAGTCGGTGTTCTACTGCGTCGCCAACATGCCCGGCGCCGTGCCGAACACGTCCACGTGGGCCCTGACGAACGCGACGCTGCCCTACGTGCTGCGGATCGCGAAGGCCGGCTGGCGCGAGGCGCTGGCGGCCGACCCGGCGCTGGCGAAGGGGCTCAACGTGCAGGACGGCACGATCCGCAACGCGGGTGTCGCCCGGGCGTTCCCCGACCTGCCCTACGAGCCCTACGACGCGTCCTGA
- a CDS encoding DUF5302 domain-containing protein gives MSDAAKQADSTPDPKEQMRAALEAKRAAQHGSAAGGENKRKAAGGPHGQQGGKRTFRRKSGG, from the coding sequence ATGAGTGACGCGGCGAAGCAGGCAGACTCCACCCCCGATCCCAAGGAGCAGATGCGTGCGGCGCTGGAGGCCAAGCGCGCCGCCCAGCACGGCAGTGCGGCCGGTGGTGAGAACAAGCGCAAGGCGGCCGGAGGCCCCCACGGTCAGCAGGGCGGCAAGCGCACCTTCCGCCGCAAGTCCGGAGGGTAG
- a CDS encoding NUDIX domain-containing protein, whose product MVPGQGHVRPGEESPTDAARREFLEEVGVPAPPGDLLDLGEVRLSSGKRVHGFAVGATLDLAFVSSNTFEVEWPRRSGRMQTYPEVDRAGWFDLAKARTRLTQGQVPFLDRLREALQVMPT is encoded by the coding sequence ATGGTCCCTGGCCAAGGGCATGTACGTCCCGGGGAGGAGTCTCCGACGGACGCGGCGCGCCGCGAGTTCCTCGAGGAGGTGGGCGTCCCCGCACCCCCCGGCGACCTGCTGGACCTCGGCGAGGTCCGGCTGAGCTCGGGCAAGCGCGTGCACGGGTTCGCCGTCGGGGCCACCCTCGACCTGGCGTTCGTGTCCAGCAACACCTTCGAGGTCGAGTGGCCGCGCCGGTCCGGCCGGATGCAGACCTACCCCGAGGTGGACCGCGCCGGCTGGTTCGACCTCGCGAAGGCCCGCACCCGCCTCACGCAGGGCCAGGTCCCGTTCCTGGACCGGCTGCGCGAGGCGCTGCAGGTGATGCCTACCTGA